A part of Synechococcus sp. KORDI-49 genomic DNA contains:
- a CDS encoding metallophosphoesterase has protein sequence MRILQLTDPHLVAADAARVRDRPALPLWHRALDQVELLQPDCLVVTGDLCQDESWGGYARLRDALQLRVNCPVALVPGNHDHPLLLDAVLGRFCTTAPAELVVSGVRLLVLNSHWSGHSAGRLGAGQLQWLSERLQQIAGDPMPLVVALHHPPMAIGHPVMDTMNLIDHGALRRLLLPLEALRAVVFGHIHQHWEGCWPDRVDVPLLGAPSTLKSFQNVQPCPLNRAEDPGGRLLEIDASGRLSHRVLRWPTL, from the coding sequence ATGCGCATCCTGCAGCTCACCGATCCCCATCTGGTGGCCGCAGATGCTGCCCGGGTGCGCGATCGCCCTGCCCTGCCGCTGTGGCATCGCGCTCTCGACCAGGTGGAGCTGCTGCAGCCGGATTGTCTGGTGGTGACCGGTGACCTCTGCCAGGACGAGAGCTGGGGTGGCTATGCCCGGCTGAGGGATGCGCTGCAGCTGCGTGTGAACTGTCCTGTCGCCCTGGTTCCCGGTAACCACGACCATCCGTTGCTCCTCGATGCGGTCCTGGGTCGGTTCTGCACCACCGCGCCGGCTGAGTTGGTCGTGAGCGGTGTGCGTCTGCTTGTGCTCAACAGCCATTGGAGCGGTCATTCCGCCGGTCGCCTGGGGGCTGGTCAGTTGCAGTGGCTGTCCGAACGCCTTCAGCAGATCGCTGGTGATCCGATGCCCCTGGTGGTGGCGCTGCACCATCCACCGATGGCCATCGGTCATCCGGTGATGGACACGATGAACCTGATCGATCATGGGGCGCTTCGCCGCTTGCTCCTCCCGCTTGAGGCTCTGCGGGCGGTGGTCTTCGGTCACATCCATCAGCACTGGGAGGGATGCTGGCCTGATCGCGTGGACGTGCCTCTCCTCGGCGCCCCTTCAACGCTGAAGAGTTTTCAGAACGTTCAGCCCTGCCCTCTCAACCGGGCTGAAGATCCTGGTGGTCGGCTGCTTGAGATCGATGCCAGCGGTCGGCTCAGCCATCGTGTGCTGCGCTGGCCGACGCTCTGA
- a CDS encoding MAPEG family protein, whose translation MTALSHSSVVSTTPYVWSLVLSLGTLLISIILIYIARFQAKLEIKDLAALRTMFDRYPAWGKRASWAQQNSFESFTIHAPATLLAVIASFNGQTLPVITLYAALAHPLFRVAYISAYVFNVPLARSVFWMLGLVCSGILYFTGFNALM comes from the coding sequence ATGACTGCGCTATCGCACTCCTCGGTTGTAAGCACTACACCATACGTCTGGTCACTTGTCCTTTCACTCGGCACGCTGCTGATCAGCATCATTCTGATCTATATCGCTCGCTTTCAAGCAAAGCTTGAAATCAAGGATCTGGCTGCGCTTCGCACAATGTTTGATCGGTACCCTGCCTGGGGGAAACGTGCTAGCTGGGCACAGCAAAATAGTTTTGAATCGTTCACGATCCACGCACCAGCAACACTGCTGGCCGTGATTGCAAGCTTCAACGGTCAGACGCTTCCCGTGATCACCCTGTATGCCGCTTTGGCACACCCATTGTTTCGAGTGGCCTATATCAGCGCCTATGTGTTCAACGTGCCACTCGCCAGATCAGTGTTTTGGATGCTCGGCCTGGTTTGCAGTGGAATTCTGTACTTCACAGGATTCAATGCGCTGATGTGA
- a CDS encoding cell division protein SepF, whose amino-acid sequence MSFSHSDGWHDVIVMTPQRFEEGLEAVLAVRDQRTVLLNLSRMDPDQAQRTADFVSGGVHALDGHQQRVGENVLLFAPASIRLDWLSRADQSPDPDTGHP is encoded by the coding sequence ATGTCCTTTTCCCATTCCGACGGCTGGCACGACGTGATCGTGATGACACCTCAGCGCTTTGAGGAAGGTCTGGAAGCGGTCCTCGCCGTGCGGGACCAGCGAACGGTGCTGCTGAATCTGTCCCGGATGGATCCGGACCAGGCCCAGCGCACCGCCGACTTCGTCAGCGGAGGCGTTCATGCCCTCGATGGTCACCAGCAGCGGGTGGGCGAGAACGTGCTGCTGTTCGCCCCGGCCTCGATCCGGCTGGACTGGCTTTCGCGCGCGGACCAGAGCCCCGATCCCGACACCGGTCATCCCTGA
- a CDS encoding DUF3764 family protein, whose protein sequence is METHVLTFRITTPFDEWAKTYDGSADLQKAAGITSLYRGVSKDDPSRCCAVMQAEAGVMERFIADNAELIASSGHVLESTTAQVFLDHA, encoded by the coding sequence GTGGAAACACACGTGCTCACCTTCAGGATCACCACACCCTTCGATGAATGGGCGAAGACCTACGACGGCTCCGCCGATCTGCAGAAGGCCGCAGGCATCACCTCTCTGTACCGCGGCGTCAGCAAGGACGACCCGAGCCGATGCTGCGCCGTGATGCAGGCGGAAGCCGGCGTGATGGAGCGGTTCATTGCCGACAACGCTGAGCTGATCGCTTCCTCCGGCCACGTGCTGGAGAGCACGACCGCCCAGGTGTTCCTCGATCACGCCTGA
- a CDS encoding putative 2OG-Fe(II) oxygenase has protein sequence MEVLDLFPRSILKGTLPAPLQSTLMQLSESVLSNPQASPDASPKLAGQLSQQRQLMPNQPGVQELADQHLLPACDRWIRHVVDREPPQGRGPWVQGGYGLQMIDLWLNCQRAGDYNPMHTHGGSFSGVIFLKVPNQISGDSFDGQLCFHGPEEWHLQSFRTGMAHYVLPIPGEFYVFPAWQPHSVMPFRGDGERWSLAFNVVAVPGQRRPPAIRF, from the coding sequence GTGGAAGTTCTTGACCTCTTCCCTCGCTCGATTCTCAAGGGAACACTGCCGGCTCCTCTGCAATCAACACTGATGCAGCTGAGCGAGTCGGTTCTGAGCAATCCGCAGGCCAGTCCGGATGCATCGCCGAAACTCGCCGGTCAGCTCAGCCAGCAACGCCAGTTGATGCCGAACCAGCCCGGTGTCCAGGAGCTGGCTGATCAGCATCTGCTGCCGGCCTGCGACCGCTGGATCCGTCACGTCGTGGACCGTGAACCACCCCAGGGGCGTGGTCCCTGGGTTCAGGGTGGCTACGGACTGCAGATGATCGATCTCTGGTTGAACTGCCAGCGGGCAGGTGATTACAACCCGATGCATACCCATGGAGGCAGCTTCTCGGGTGTGATCTTCCTGAAGGTGCCGAATCAGATCAGTGGAGACAGCTTCGATGGACAGCTCTGTTTTCACGGCCCGGAGGAATGGCATCTCCAGTCATTCCGCACAGGCATGGCTCACTATGTGTTGCCCATTCCCGGAGAGTTCTATGTGTTTCCCGCCTGGCAGCCGCACTCGGTGATGCCCTTCCGCGGAGACGGTGAACGCTGGTCACTTGCCTTCAACGTCGTTGCCGTTCCCGGCCAGAGGCGTCCGCCGGCGATCCGCTTCTGA
- a CDS encoding Nif11-like leader peptide family natural product precursor, with translation MALDQLKAFILKMQADDALKQAVLAASTADDVAKIADGLGFEFSGDELLRFNGQKVGTVTVVKPDHPGEYH, from the coding sequence ATGGCCCTGGATCAGCTCAAGGCGTTCATCCTGAAAATGCAGGCTGACGACGCCCTCAAGCAAGCCGTTTTGGCGGCATCGACAGCGGATGATGTCGCCAAAATCGCCGACGGGCTGGGTTTTGAGTTCAGTGGCGATGAGCTGCTGCGGTTCAATGGGCAGAAAGTTGGAACGGTCACTGTGGTGAAGCCGGATCACCCGGGCGAGTACCACTGA
- the stpA gene encoding glucosylglycerol 3-phosphatase, producing the protein MPRLTPDQLLQELAVVDDLLIVQDLDGVCMQLVKDPLTRRMDRNYVEAAALLEGAFVVLTNGEHERRRGVNRLVEQALEDQTRPAREGLYLPGLAAGGVQLQDRHGNVSHPGVSDAEMAFLAAAPARMEALLKERLPAVLPEVGSGDLERFAHVAVLDTQVSPTVNLNAVFGLIPNDVPRQRQLQSLLEALMEQLLNEAVDAGLAGSFFLHAAPNLGRDAAGRERLKPAERGDVGTTDIQFMLTGSLKEAGLLVLLNRHIAARWGEAPLGDDFHVRTAPRDHQGLLELARTRIPPERMPLLVGVGDTVTSTASPDGSGWLRGGSDRGFLTLLQELGAWSGQDNRVILVDSSHGEVDRPSLADGQLVGISDPQDPLRLDLLMPEGPSAYVSWFGRLAHARCSSAADDRPTPGSA; encoded by the coding sequence ATGCCGCGCCTCACTCCGGATCAGCTGCTGCAGGAACTGGCCGTCGTTGATGACCTGCTGATCGTGCAGGACCTCGATGGTGTGTGCATGCAGTTGGTGAAGGATCCGCTCACCCGCCGGATGGATCGCAACTACGTGGAGGCGGCGGCTCTCCTCGAGGGGGCCTTCGTGGTGCTCACCAACGGCGAACACGAGCGGCGCCGTGGTGTGAACCGTCTGGTTGAACAGGCACTTGAGGATCAGACGCGACCAGCGCGTGAAGGGTTGTACCTGCCTGGGCTGGCAGCGGGTGGGGTGCAGCTGCAGGATCGCCACGGCAACGTCAGCCATCCAGGGGTGAGCGATGCCGAGATGGCTTTTCTGGCCGCGGCACCGGCACGGATGGAAGCGCTGCTGAAGGAACGGCTCCCGGCGGTTCTGCCCGAGGTGGGCTCAGGCGATCTCGAACGGTTTGCCCATGTGGCGGTGCTGGACACCCAGGTGTCTCCGACCGTCAACCTCAATGCGGTGTTCGGTCTGATCCCGAACGACGTGCCACGGCAACGGCAGCTGCAGAGCCTGCTTGAGGCGTTGATGGAACAGCTGCTGAACGAGGCGGTGGATGCCGGATTGGCGGGGTCTTTCTTCCTGCATGCGGCGCCGAACCTTGGCCGTGATGCGGCTGGTCGCGAACGGTTGAAACCGGCGGAGCGTGGTGATGTCGGAACCACCGACATCCAGTTCATGCTCACCGGTTCCCTGAAGGAAGCGGGGCTGCTGGTGCTGCTGAACCGACACATCGCGGCGCGTTGGGGGGAGGCACCCCTGGGGGATGACTTCCATGTGCGGACGGCGCCTCGCGACCATCAAGGACTGCTCGAGCTGGCACGGACCCGGATCCCGCCTGAGCGGATGCCTCTCCTGGTGGGAGTGGGGGACACGGTGACGTCCACGGCCTCTCCCGACGGATCGGGCTGGCTGCGGGGTGGCAGCGACCGCGGCTTTCTGACTCTGCTGCAGGAGCTGGGGGCCTGGAGCGGCCAGGACAACCGGGTGATCCTGGTGGATAGCAGTCATGGTGAGGTGGACCGTCCAAGCCTCGCCGATGGGCAACTGGTCGGGATCAGTGATCCGCAGGATCCGTTGCGGCTGGATCTGCTGATGCCTGAGGGACCGTCGGCCTATGTCAGTTGGTTTGGGCGGCTGGCTCACGCTCGCTGCTCGTCGGCAGCTGATGATCGACCCACTCCCGGGTCGGCATGA
- a CDS encoding site-specific integrase: MRLQVQDVGSVSLPYAWTLEGSTQALPRIQQIFKRWAGGQITLAAAAQNANTASSHQQLDCSQLIEKYRQFVPNAGDTTWKTFYLPVLRNCTKAFEGKPPVDGEALAMQCLAQWEQGSRMRQTSRQKLYGFLNWAVQRGHLKPIYSPPAALPEVLKAKRIGYPLSDAQILQLLDNLPKGEVHDRWRFAIQLCAVYGLRPEELRHLRIKDGADGPELWTIYQKSMGGTKGAKTEPRRLHPLLLRDADGTAIDWNLQARLQVGEQLPPLNRNGDGGQALNQYLRRRAFWMALRDEAEHQGEQLTPYSFRHRYAKQAHAARLAVAEISEAMGHTIEVHLKSYARFKPDATAANFAAVNR; the protein is encoded by the coding sequence ATGCGTTTGCAAGTTCAGGACGTTGGCAGCGTTTCTCTGCCTTATGCCTGGACCCTTGAGGGCTCCACTCAGGCCCTGCCCCGCATTCAGCAGATCTTCAAGCGGTGGGCTGGTGGACAGATCACCCTTGCCGCTGCAGCGCAGAACGCCAACACCGCCAGCAGCCATCAGCAGCTGGATTGCAGCCAGTTGATCGAAAAATATCGGCAGTTTGTCCCTAACGCTGGTGATACCACCTGGAAGACGTTCTATCTGCCAGTCCTGCGTAACTGCACCAAGGCATTCGAAGGCAAACCACCCGTGGACGGCGAGGCGTTGGCGATGCAATGCCTTGCGCAATGGGAGCAGGGCTCACGCATGCGTCAGACGTCTCGTCAGAAGCTGTACGGCTTCCTGAACTGGGCGGTGCAGCGCGGACACCTCAAGCCCATTTACAGCCCGCCTGCGGCGCTTCCAGAGGTGCTGAAGGCCAAGCGCATCGGATACCCCCTCAGTGATGCTCAGATCCTCCAGCTGCTGGACAACCTCCCCAAAGGCGAAGTGCATGACCGCTGGCGGTTCGCTATTCAGCTCTGTGCTGTTTATGGGCTCCGTCCTGAAGAGCTACGCCACCTCCGCATCAAGGACGGGGCAGACGGACCGGAGCTGTGGACGATCTATCAGAAATCGATGGGCGGCACTAAAGGAGCCAAGACGGAACCCCGCAGGCTGCACCCGCTGCTTCTGCGTGATGCCGATGGCACTGCCATCGATTGGAATCTCCAGGCACGCCTGCAGGTCGGTGAGCAGCTCCCGCCGTTAAACCGCAACGGCGATGGTGGGCAGGCGCTGAATCAGTACCTGCGCCGTCGTGCGTTCTGGATGGCGCTGCGTGATGAAGCCGAGCACCAGGGCGAACAGCTGACGCCGTACAGCTTTCGCCATCGATATGCCAAACAGGCTCACGCGGCACGGCTTGCCGTTGCAGAGATCAGCGAGGCGATGGGCCACACCATCGAGGTGCATCTGAAGTCGTATGCACGTTTCAAGCCAGATGCGACGGCAGCAAATTTTGCGGCGGTCAACCGTTAA
- a CDS encoding GLTT repeat protein codes for MTAESGHCGSKPKRIAVGVAPLGTISIGIVPMGVICIGVVPMGVVSIGVVAMGVINAAVVGMGLVAVGVNTMGVITAGPMSMGLIQIRSTTNPRYLAYPSREQAEEQAKKLGCLGVHRMGDRYWMPCDEHPR; via the coding sequence ATGACTGCTGAATCAGGTCACTGCGGAAGCAAGCCGAAACGGATCGCGGTCGGTGTCGCCCCGCTCGGAACCATCTCCATCGGCATCGTGCCGATGGGCGTCATCTGCATCGGTGTGGTGCCGATGGGAGTGGTTTCCATCGGCGTTGTCGCGATGGGGGTGATCAATGCCGCCGTTGTCGGCATGGGTCTTGTCGCTGTCGGAGTCAACACCATGGGAGTGATCACGGCCGGCCCGATGAGCATGGGGCTCATCCAGATCCGCTCCACCACCAATCCGCGATATCTGGCCTACCCCAGCCGTGAACAGGCGGAGGAGCAGGCCAAAAAGCTGGGCTGCCTCGGTGTGCATCGCATGGGGGATCGCTACTGGATGCCCTGTGATGAGCATCCCCGTTGA
- a CDS encoding pyridoxamine 5'-phosphate oxidase family protein, with translation MTLPPWRPLLRSALQREGRTPAARWLQLATTAADGTPRVRTLVFRGWDAQSRMLLYTDGRSSKTAELTHQPAVETCWLLPKAKQQYRFRGAIELCSIAQDPDHCRNHWKQLSPGGRALWAWPEPGQPFNAGVEYPVEIEETTPPPQHFLVLTLTIERVELLDLGHHPHRRLTWSLAQRWAEQRLNP, from the coding sequence ATGACCCTGCCCCCCTGGCGGCCTCTGCTGCGCAGCGCCCTGCAGCGCGAAGGCCGCACACCGGCAGCACGCTGGCTGCAACTGGCCACCACGGCAGCGGATGGAACGCCACGGGTCCGCACCCTGGTGTTCCGCGGCTGGGATGCGCAGAGCCGGATGCTGCTCTACACCGACGGGCGCAGCAGCAAGACCGCCGAACTCACCCATCAACCGGCCGTGGAGACCTGCTGGCTGCTGCCGAAGGCCAAACAGCAATACCGGTTCCGCGGAGCCATCGAACTGTGTTCCATCGCGCAGGACCCCGACCATTGCCGCAACCACTGGAAACAGCTCTCTCCTGGCGGTCGGGCGCTGTGGGCCTGGCCGGAGCCGGGTCAGCCCTTCAACGCCGGGGTGGAGTATCCGGTCGAGATCGAGGAAACGACTCCACCACCTCAGCATTTTTTGGTGCTGACGCTCACCATTGAGCGTGTGGAGCTGCTGGATCTCGGCCATCACCCCCACCGAAGGCTGACCTGGTCCCTGGCGCAGCGGTGGGCCGAACAGCGGCTCAACCCCTGA
- a CDS encoding GIY-YIG nuclease family protein — protein MASIAQRWGNPPRILKREGGQAFAVESLEIRRDSFVYLVRLLTFEETASGAGFFKIGKASSIPNRIKQFGPCELIAHEAHQDGPAALHREKELHKQFAAYRRPGTEIFILRPAELQQVVASMAKSDKR, from the coding sequence ATGGCATCCATTGCGCAGCGCTGGGGGAACCCGCCTCGAATCCTTAAGCGTGAAGGGGGGCAAGCATTCGCAGTCGAATCCCTTGAGATACGGCGAGATTCATTTGTTTATCTCGTCCGGCTGCTCACGTTCGAGGAGACCGCGAGCGGTGCTGGCTTCTTCAAGATCGGCAAGGCCTCATCAATCCCAAACCGAATCAAGCAGTTCGGACCCTGTGAGCTGATCGCTCATGAAGCCCATCAGGATGGACCGGCAGCTCTGCATCGGGAGAAAGAGCTACACAAGCAATTTGCTGCTTACAGGCGGCCTGGAACTGAGATTTTCATCCTGAGACCAGCAGAGCTGCAGCAAGTGGTGGCTTCCATGGCGAAATCCGACAAGCGGTGA
- a CDS encoding conjugal transfer protein TrbI, with protein MTTTSPCACLKCTCQVEEAKAVVVGGKVFCSEACSTGHLNHEPCHGAGSCGCSCGD; from the coding sequence ATGACCACGACAAGTCCGTGTGCCTGCCTGAAGTGCACATGCCAAGTTGAAGAAGCCAAGGCTGTCGTTGTTGGAGGCAAAGTCTTTTGCTCAGAAGCCTGTTCGACAGGACACCTGAATCATGAACCTTGCCATGGGGCAGGATCGTGCGGATGTTCTTGCGGTGACTGA
- a CDS encoding histone deacetylase, with protein sequence MPIPVVYHPLYSAPLPSTHRFPMAKFRMLHDLLLAQGVISHSQLHRPVSVARRDLERVHSRRYHEAFSGDRLTRPEQRRIGLPPTRPLVQRTWLAVGGTLLCARLALRHGLACHLAGGTHHAHPDFGSGFCIFNDCAVTARVLLERNELQSVLVLDLDVHQGDGTAACFADDPRVVTVSVHAASNFPLRKVASDHDLPLADATGDQEYLAVIGDRLPGLLDEIRPQLVLYNAGVDAHRDDRLGRLDLSDEGLMQRDRLVLDACLRRRLPVATVIGGGYDTLQPLVRRHAIVVRAAVEQARLYGL encoded by the coding sequence GTGCCCATCCCTGTCGTCTATCACCCGCTCTATTCGGCGCCGCTGCCATCCACCCATCGGTTTCCGATGGCGAAGTTCCGGATGCTGCACGACCTTCTGCTGGCGCAGGGTGTGATCAGCCACTCACAACTTCACCGACCGGTGAGTGTGGCGCGGCGGGATCTCGAACGGGTTCATTCGCGCCGCTACCACGAAGCCTTCAGCGGCGACCGGCTGACACGTCCGGAGCAGCGACGCATCGGACTCCCGCCCACACGGCCGCTGGTGCAGCGCACCTGGCTGGCCGTTGGAGGCACGCTGCTCTGCGCCCGGCTGGCCCTGCGTCATGGCCTGGCCTGCCATCTCGCAGGCGGAACACACCATGCCCATCCGGACTTCGGTAGTGGCTTCTGCATCTTCAACGACTGCGCCGTCACAGCCAGGGTGCTGCTGGAGAGGAACGAGCTGCAGAGCGTGCTGGTGCTGGATCTGGACGTGCATCAGGGGGATGGCACCGCCGCCTGTTTCGCCGATGACCCCCGGGTCGTGACCGTGTCGGTTCACGCGGCAAGCAATTTCCCACTGCGCAAGGTGGCCAGTGATCATGACCTGCCCCTTGCCGATGCCACCGGCGATCAGGAATACCTAGCCGTGATCGGTGACAGGCTGCCCGGGCTGCTGGATGAGATCCGCCCCCAGCTGGTGCTCTACAACGCCGGTGTCGATGCCCACCGGGATGATCGGCTGGGTCGACTCGACCTCAGCGATGAGGGTCTGATGCAGCGCGACAGACTGGTGCTGGATGCCTGCCTGAGGCGCCGCCTTCCGGTCGCGACCGTGATCGGCGGGGGGTACGACACGCTTCAGCCACTGGTGAGGCGACACGCCATCGTCGTGCGTGCCGCCGTCGAACAGGCGCGGCTTTATGGACTCTGA
- a CDS encoding DUF2973 domain-containing protein → MQMLGILFPLAYAVVFICLLLQAFRMMRVSANSASSAPSDRTGLQTVHPELLDQNGRVTSEELWAVRFSEQGEAGWAAEAG, encoded by the coding sequence ATGCAGATGCTCGGAATTCTTTTTCCGTTGGCCTACGCCGTTGTGTTCATTTGTTTGCTCCTGCAGGCCTTTCGAATGATGAGAGTGTCTGCCAACTCAGCGTCATCGGCGCCATCGGACAGAACAGGGTTGCAAACTGTTCATCCGGAATTGCTGGATCAAAACGGACGAGTCACCAGTGAAGAGCTTTGGGCTGTTCGTTTTTCAGAGCAGGGAGAAGCCGGCTGGGCAGCCGAGGCGGGCTGA
- a CDS encoding DUF1651 domain-containing protein — protein sequence MPSKDRATHDPPEKPGGEGWLANADQQKLVQFKPDSATAHAQWVAVRTYRWVPPRPPEPMTRRRMLRHNAIEAWETMIKTGWVRCRPPVR from the coding sequence ATGCCGAGCAAGGATCGTGCCACGCATGACCCCCCGGAGAAGCCCGGTGGCGAAGGATGGCTGGCGAATGCTGATCAGCAGAAGCTCGTTCAGTTCAAGCCCGATTCAGCGACCGCTCATGCACAGTGGGTTGCCGTGCGCACCTACAGATGGGTGCCACCCAGGCCACCCGAACCGATGACGCGCAGACGGATGCTGCGGCATAACGCGATCGAGGCATGGGAGACGATGATCAAAACAGGCTGGGTCCGGTGCAGACCGCCTGTGCGGTAG
- a CDS encoding Fur family transcriptional regulator has translation MSIPPPSISESGALQQGLHQGGRRLTPQRRRVLDLFERLGAGCHLSAEDVHQQLAHREMKVSLATVYRTLRLLADMGFLQELELSEGGRRFELTGADHRDHHHVVCIRCGRTEEFESEPVLAAGAAAADGFGFQLIESSLKVRAICPDCKP, from the coding sequence TTGTCCATACCCCCGCCGTCGATCTCTGAAAGTGGTGCTCTGCAGCAGGGCCTGCATCAGGGTGGCCGTCGGTTGACGCCTCAGCGGAGGCGAGTGCTGGATCTCTTCGAACGGCTGGGAGCCGGATGCCACCTCAGCGCGGAGGACGTCCATCAGCAGCTGGCCCATCGGGAGATGAAAGTCTCCCTCGCGACCGTGTACCGCACCCTGCGCCTGCTCGCGGACATGGGCTTTCTTCAGGAGCTGGAGCTGAGTGAGGGAGGACGTCGCTTCGAGCTCACCGGAGCGGACCATCGCGACCACCACCACGTGGTCTGCATCCGTTGCGGGCGAACCGAGGAGTTCGAAAGCGAGCCTGTTCTCGCCGCCGGAGCGGCAGCGGCGGATGGATTCGGATTTCAACTGATCGAATCCAGCCTCAAGGTCCGCGCCATCTGCCCGGACTGCAAGCCCTGA
- a CDS encoding TIGR02450 family Trp-rich protein: MAWTSRHPREGRRHFRLVLQGGRGSGRWVELVSVLTPEVRLRQSFQELQDRTQWQSGWQTIPPDEPENA, encoded by the coding sequence TTGGCGTGGACCAGCCGCCATCCCCGCGAGGGGCGACGCCATTTCAGGTTGGTGCTGCAGGGGGGGCGTGGCTCAGGGCGCTGGGTGGAACTGGTTTCAGTGCTCACGCCAGAAGTAAGGCTGAGACAGAGTTTTCAGGAACTGCAGGACCGAACGCAGTGGCAGAGCGGCTGGCAGACGATTCCACCGGACGAACCTGAAAACGCTTGA
- the arsS gene encoding arsenosugar biosynthesis radical SAM (seleno)protein ArsS (Some members of this family are selenoproteins.) encodes MTAGSEPFPSLQRGRLSTLQVNLGYRCNQSCRHCHVDAGPWRTEMMADALMQLIPQAVRTQRISCLDLTGGAPELHPGFRKLVQQVRADGVDVIDRCNLTILSEPGQEDLALFLADQGVRVIASLPCYSESNVDQQRGEGVFERSISGLRQLNALGYGNGDGRLELHLVYNPQGPSLPPAQAPLEEAYKKELAVLGIRFDRLLTLANMPIKRFARDLALRGELERYQRLLEGAHNPANASAVMCRELLSVDWQGNLYDCDFNQQLEMPLSGRIRRLEDLVLDDTVVTGQVIHTDRHCFGCTAGAGSSCGGALQG; translated from the coding sequence TTGACTGCCGGTTCCGAGCCGTTCCCGTCCCTGCAGCGCGGCAGGTTGAGCACCCTTCAGGTGAACCTCGGCTACCGCTGCAATCAGAGCTGTCGCCACTGCCATGTGGACGCCGGACCCTGGCGCACGGAAATGATGGCCGACGCTCTGATGCAGTTGATTCCCCAGGCGGTACGGACGCAGCGCATCTCCTGCCTCGATCTCACCGGTGGAGCGCCGGAGCTGCATCCGGGTTTTCGAAAGCTCGTTCAGCAGGTGCGGGCCGATGGCGTCGACGTGATCGACCGCTGCAATCTCACGATCCTGTCCGAGCCGGGACAGGAGGATCTCGCTCTTTTTCTGGCGGATCAAGGGGTGCGGGTGATCGCCTCTCTGCCCTGCTACAGCGAGTCCAATGTGGATCAGCAGCGGGGAGAGGGAGTCTTTGAACGCAGCATCAGTGGGCTTCGCCAGCTCAATGCTCTTGGCTACGGCAACGGAGATGGCCGCCTGGAGCTGCATCTCGTCTACAACCCGCAAGGACCATCACTGCCTCCGGCTCAGGCTCCACTGGAGGAGGCTTACAAAAAAGAGCTGGCCGTTCTTGGGATCCGCTTCGATCGCCTGCTCACCCTGGCCAACATGCCGATCAAGAGGTTTGCGCGAGATCTGGCCCTGCGCGGGGAACTGGAGCGTTATCAGCGCCTGCTCGAGGGGGCTCACAACCCTGCCAACGCCTCGGCGGTCATGTGCCGTGAGCTGCTCAGTGTCGACTGGCAGGGCAATCTCTATGACTGTGATTTCAACCAGCAGCTGGAGATGCCGCTGTCGGGTCGGATCCGTCGTCTGGAGGATCTGGTGCTGGACGACACCGTGGTCACTGGCCAGGTGATTCACACCGATCGCCACTGCTTCGGCTGCACCGCCGGCGCCGGCTCCAGCTGCGGTGGGGCCCTTCAGGGATGA